The stretch of DNA GATGACATGGTGAAGGATCCATACTGTGGTGTGTACTTCGCAAAAAGGGACGGCGTCGTTCTGCACCATCGGGGAGAGGCGCTTCATTTTTGCAGCGAAGCGTGCCGTGATAAATTTATCGAACAACAAGATTGATTGCAATCTGTAAAACCTGGTCCCCCGGATCAGGATTCTTTACTTTTTTTTAAGATAGTTTGTAAAAACGACGCTATTTGATTGGGAGATAAGGATGAAATTTTTTATCGACACAGCCAACGTGGATGAGATCAGGGAAGCCCACGCCATGGGCATGGCGGACGGCGTTACCACCAACCCCAGCCTGATTGCCAAGGAGGGCCGCGATTTCGAAGCGGTTGTCAAGGAAATCTGTGAAATCGTGGACGGCCCCGTCAGCGCAGAGGTGATCGGCGAAAAAACCGAACAGATGCTCGAGGAAGCCAGGCACCTCGCGGGTCTGCACCAGAACATCGTGGTGAAGATACCCATGACCGTGGACGGCCTCAAGGCCACCCGGCAGCTGGCGAAGGAAGGCATAAAGACCAACGTGACCCTTATCTTTTCGCCCCTCCAGGCATTGATGGCGGCCAAGGCCGGTGCCACCTACGTGAGCCCCTTTGTGGGACGGCTGGATGACCTGTCGCACGACGGCATGCAACTGGTCGAGCAGATCGTGGAGATCTACAGCAATTATGCCTACGAGACGGAAATTATCGTGGCCAGTGTCCGCAACCCCCTCCACGTGCTGGAATCCGCCATGATGGGGGCGGACATCGCCACCGTGCCGTTCAGCGTCCTTTCCAAGTTCGCCGCCCACCCGTTGACCGACAAGGGTCTTGCGGCTTTTCTTAACGACTGGAACAAGGCAAAGAAATAAGCTCAAGATGGCGACGCTGGGGATGGGATCGTCGCACCGTTTAAATTTGAAAAAGGGAGCGGTCGGGATACATGTTATTAGGTGAAAAAATCAAGACAAAACTGAGCGAACCCAACACGCTGACCATGGGCAGGGTGGCCGCCATACCGCTGATTGTCATCCTTCTCTATTTCCCCAACCGTGTTTGCACATTTTTGGCCGCACTCCTTTTCAGCGCCGCCGCCATTACGGACTACCTGGACGGATACCTTGCCAGAACCCGGGGCCTGGTATCGACCTTTGGCAAGATCATGGACCCGGTGGCCGACAAGCTGCTGGTTTCGTCGTCATTCATCATGCTCGTTTACCACGGCTGGATTCCCGCCTGGGTGGTCTGCATCATCATCGGACGCGAATTGGCCGTGACGGGCCTCAGGAACATCATTGCCGGGCGAGGGGAGGACGTGTCGGCCTCCTGGCTGGGCAAGTACAAGACCGGCTTTCAGATTGCGGCCCTGATTCCGTTGATCATCCACTATCGTTTCATCGGCCTGGAGGTTCACGTCGTGGGCATGTTTTTTCTTTGGGGCGCCCTGGTATTCACCCTCTGGTCGGGCGCCGACTACTTCCTCAAGGCCCGGCACCTTTTCGACGATATCTGACATTGTCTTTTCAGAAAACGGTTATTCATTCGGCGGTACGCGCGGCAACAATACCAACATCGCCGGCCGCATACAGAGCATGAATGTATGGTATAAACAGCTGTAGGGTGCCTCTCAGGACTTAAAGCACCTGCAGCCGGATCGTCAAATCAGGCCATGCCGAGACACCTGGTTCCCGGCCGGGGCCGGTTTGGGTGACGCATCGCGAGCCGGTGACGGGCGGCTTCGATGAGGCGCAGGCTCCCATCGATCAACCCGGGACGGTTGACCGGATCAATCAAACGCGGTTGTCGACCTCGAGCAGGCCGCAGTGTCGCGGTGCCACAAATAGGTTGATGGCTGTGCCTTTTCGCATGGGGTTCAGTTTAGCCATACCGATGGCGTGGACCATGGTTTTGCTTTCCAGCTCCACAAAGTAGCTGATTTCCCCCCCCATGTAGCTGCGGTCCTTGATGACGCCGTTGAGGGCATTCATGTCCGGCTCGGGCGCGGCTTTACCTGCGGCCGCATCCATCACCTTGAGATTCTGGGCACGCACGACCATTTCGACGGTTTGGCCCTCAGCCCATTCACCTGGATGCGCAGCCCTTATTCGATTGCCGTCATCCAGTTCTACCTCGACCGTTTCGCCGGATTTGCCGACGACTTTTCCGACAAAGAAATTGGAGTGCCCTAAAAAATCGGCAACAAAATGATTGCTCGGGTAGTTGTACACCTCTTCGGGGCTACCTTCCTGCTGCTTGCGTCCGTCCTTCATAACGACAATTTTATCTGACATGGACAGGGCCTCGCGCTGATCGTGGGTGACAAATATAGTGGTAACGCCGATTTTCTTTTGCAGGTTGTCCAACTCCCGGCGCATCTCCTCCCGCAGGTTTTCATCCAGCGCCGACAGGGGTTCATCCATCAACAGGACATCCGGTTCGATGACGATGGCCCGGGCCAGGGCAATCCGCTGCTGCTGCCCACCCGAAAGTTGCGCCGGATAGCGCGCTTCAACACCCGGGAGCCGTACCATCTCGAGGGCACGCGTTACCTTTGCCTGCATGTCCGCCTTGGGGACCTGACGGTATTTCAAACCGAAAGCCACATTGTCCCCGATGGTTTTGTGGGGAAACAGAGCGTAATTCTGGAAAATCATGCCCAAATTGCGCTTGTGGACCGGCTTGTCGTTGATGCGCCGCCCCTTGATCAGGATGTCTCCCTCGGTGGGGTTTTCCAGCCCTGCAAGCATCCTCAGCAAGGTCGTTTTGCCGCACCCCGACGGTCCCAGGAGCGTGACCAGGGTTCCTTCGGTGATGTCCAGATCCATTTTCTCCACAGCCACCACGCTTCCAAACCGTTTGACGATGCCTTTAAATTGGACCATGATTGATTCGGCTTGTTGTTCCACGAGTATGTTTTCTCCGTAAAAAGCATCAGCCATCTGACGATTATTTTCGAATCCGCACGCTCGTTTATACGGATGCGTTCGTGAAAAAATCGCTCAATTCGATGCAGGGTTGTGTGGTTGCTGCAGGTGCAGCCCAATCGAGGATAGAGCCGCACCTGCAGCCGTTCACTTGGTTTGTCAAATCCCGGCGTCACGCTGACGACAGGGTCATTATTACGAGCCTGCCAGGATACGATCCCACTTTTCGGCCCATTCCACCTGGTGGCCGTTCCAGTAGGCCGGAGCGGCAAACGCGAATCCTTCCAGCTTTCCGGTCGGATCGAATGCCGGCAGCTTCTTGACTTCTTCCGGCATGGGGACCTTCGTCGGATCCAGGCTGGAGGGGTATTTTTGACCGACAGCCACGGCGATGGCCGCTTCGGGCGCCAGCATGTAGTTCAGGAGCTTTTGGGCAATATCCAGGTCGGTCCCCTTCATGACAAAAATACACTCCTGCCATGACATGCAGTTGTGGGGCGCCAGAAATCCAATGGGATGCCCCTGGGCCTGAAGGGCGGCGACGCGGCCGGACCAGGCAACCGTTGCGTAGATCTCCTCATTGGCCAGCAGGCTCATGAGCTCCGCTCCCGACCCCCAGTATTTTTTCATCAATTCCCGCTGCACCTTGAGCTCCGACCAGATGACATCCATGTATTTGATATCGTTGGGATCCTGTCCGGTCTTCAGGGCCGCGTACCATATGTTGGTGCGCCAGTCGGTCCAGCTGCCGAGTTTTCCCTTGAGGTCTTTATCCCACAGCAGGGCGGCACCCATCTTTTCGGCTTTTGACTTGGAAATGTGCTTTGTGTTGTAGGCGATACCGGTCTGGCCGAAATCGTACGGAACAGCCGACAGCTTGCCGTTGGTGATGGCGCGGTAGGGCTTCATCATGGCCGGCATCACGTTTTTCAGATTCGGAATCTTGCTTTCGTCCAGCACGACGTCCAGTTTCAACCCGACATAGCGGGCATAGTCGAAGACCCCGCTGAGGTGCGCCAGATTATATTCCCCTCCCGGCGGAAAGGAGGCTTTGACGCGGGTCAGATAACTGTCGGCGTCACCAAACTCGCCGTCGACCACCTTGATACCGGTGGCTTTTGTGAAGGGGGCGAAGGCATACTTGCGGAAGGCCTCCGAAACCACCCCTCCCCATCCGTCGAAACGAATGCTTTGAGCGGCGTGGGCGTCCCTAGCGAGATAACCGAACGGACCGCCTACGAGGCCGACCGCAGCCCCGGCCATACCCAGATATTTCAGGAAATGCCGCCGTGACACCTCACCATTTTTATACCGGTTGAAAATTTCGTCGATGTTGTCCTGCATGCGTTTGCTCATGATAGCCTCCTTTTTATTTTATACGCGGGTTAAAAGATAGTGGCTCTCTCTTGCCCTGTGGGCGAAGAAGATGGACGATCGGCATGCACGCGATCGCGCCATGTGGTGATTCCAGGGAATCACCGGATTTATATCCCCAGGCTTACGTAGCCTTGCTGTCACCCCTTCGCCTTGAGAATTGGCGTGAAAGATAACCGGCAAGCAGAGGAATCGATACCGTGAGCACGATCATCACGGTGCCCAACGCGTTGATTTCCGGACTGATGCTGTTGCGGAGCATACCGAAAATTTTTACCGGAACGGTCTGATTGCTGGCCGTGGCCCAGAACAGCGTGGCCGTGACATCGTCGAATGAAATCGTAAAGGAAAAAAGCATGCCTGCCAGAATGGCCGGAGCCAGCAACGGCAGGGTAACTTCTTTGAACGTCTGCAACGGGTTGGCGCCCAGGGTCTTTGCGGCTTCTTCATACTCGATTTTAATACCCACCAACCTGGCCTGAACCACCAGCAGTACATAGGGGAGCGTCAGGACCACGTGACCGATCAGTAACAGCACAAAGCTTTTGGGCTGCTGCAGCCAGCGGATGAAAAGCAGAAGCGCCACCCCGAGAACGACTTCGGGAACCATGATGGGGGTCAGCAGCAATGTGTTGATGGTGTTCTTGCCGGGAAAATTGTATCGCACAAACGCCATTGCCGCCGGGATCCCGATGGCGGTCACCACGATGGATGTCAGGGAGCCTAAAATCAGCGAATTTTTGAATGCGCCCAAAATCGTATGGTTTTGAGCCAGCTTGACATACCACCTGAAACTGAATCCCTCCATTGGGAAGGAACCGAATTGCTGGGGATTGAACGACAGGATAACGACAGCCACAATCGGGGTAAACATGAATACGTAGACCAGTATGGTATAGAGTCGTATCAAAGACCATCCTGAAATTTTCATCTACTTTTTCCTCACTTGAAACTTTTGAAAAGCTGGTTGATACCCAGGTAGCGGTTGTAAGTATATATGATGATGACCAGCAACGTCAGGAGCACAACGCTGATCGACGAGCCAAAAGGCCAATCCAGCGTGCCGACCACCCGTTTGAAAATCAGATTGGCGATCATATCGTTTCCGGGCCCGCCTAAAATCATCGGCGGAATATAGGTGCCGGCCGTCAAGACGAAAACCAAAAGACACCCGGCGCTGACCCCCGGCAGGCTCAATGGCAGCGTGACCTCCTTGAAGGCCTGCCACTCGGTGCAACCCAGGCTGCGGGCCGCCTCTAAAAGCGATTTGTCGATTCCTTCCAGGCTGACGTAGATGTTGAGGATCATGAACGGCAAAAGAAACTGAATCAGCCCCATAAGCACCGCCCCCTCGTTGTAGAGCATGCCCAGGGGCTCCTCGATAATGCCGATGCGCATGAGCACGTGATTGATCAAACCGGTGTCACCCAGAATGTTGATCCAGCTCAAAGTCCGGATGATGAAGCTGATCCAGAACGGCAGCATGATGAGCAGCAGCATCACCGGTTTCAAACGCGACTCCGTGCGAAAGAAAAAATAGGCCGGTATGTATCCCATGACCAGGCAAAGCACGACGGCTTCCAACGACACCCTGATGGTCTGGATCATAATTTTGGGGTAGAAGAAATCCGCGAAAAATTTGGCATAATTTCCAAACTGAAATGCCGGTATATCCGCCCCTGTCGGCGCCCTCAGCCAAAAGCTGTAAACCACCACAAAGCATACCGGTATAACCAGCAGCAAAAAGACGGCCGTCAGGGAAGGTGCGAGCAGTGCCCATGGTTTCCAAGTGTCTTTTTCCATGACAATGAATCCCTACAGTTTTAAGGTTGCGACAGATTCAATATTGCCGGCCGCCCCTTTCACGTTCGGGCTGCCGGCCGGCCGTTTGATCAATCAGGCTGCCAAACGGCACCAGCGCGCCAGAAACAGCGCGTACGTTTTGGCCGTATGGACGATGCTTTTGATGTCCACCCATTCGTTGGCCCCGTGATAATTCCCGCCGGAAGGCCCGAAGCAGGTGCAGTCACCGTTGCCGAAAAAGTGAAAAGCCCTCAGGTCGGTGGTGCAGGTGGCGACGTATGCTTCGGCATCCCGGCCGCTCAGGGATTTATGGCAAGCGTTCAGTGTATCGAAAGCCGGCACGTCCCGGGAGACCGTATGCCCGTCGGATCGAAAACCGTAAAACTCGACAACCGGAGAATTTTCAGCAAGCCAGGGGTCCTCCGATTGGGCCGCCTCTATGGTCGCCCTGATTTTTCCAGCCAGCTCTTCGAAGCCGGTTCCCGGAAAGTAGGAGAGCCGGCAGTGCATTTCCGATTTTGCCGGTACGGTGGACGGCCAGTTGCCACCGTTGATGATTCCAATATTCAGGTTGATGGGGTGGGGAATTCCGCGATATTCTTCGGGGATGCCCGACTGGTTCAATTCCGTTTCCAGTCTGCGCAGCGCCGTAACGATCTGGAAACTTTTTTCGATGGCGTTCGTTCCGGCGGAGGCCTCCAGCACGTGCACCGGCTTTCCCTCGACCGTCACTTTGAACCACAGCACCCCCAGTTGACTCGTCAGAATCGTCGGGCCGAAGGGTTCGGGTATCAGGACGGCGTCGGCATCGTAGCCTGCAGCCACGCACGCCAGGGCGCCGTTGCCGCAGCACTCCTCTTCGATGACCGCCTCGAGGGTGACGGGCGCCCTCAGCCCGAACCCGGCTTTTGCCACGGCGTGAACCGCGTAGGTCATGGCAGCCACCCCGGATTTCATGTCTCCGGCCCCACGACCGTATATGCGGCCGTCTCGCATGACCGGCTCGAAGGGGTCCGTGTCCCAGAAAGCGGCCGGTTCCGGATCCACGACATCCAGATGCCCGTTGAAAATGACGCTGCGGCCGCCGCTGCCGTCCGGCGGACGCACGGCCGCGACATTGTTTTTATTTTCATAGTTCCAGGGAACCGGGGCGAAACCCGGATGGTCGGCCAGTGTGGATGGGTCGATGGGAACCATCACCGGGGAAAAGGACAGTTTCTCGAGCTCGCTTTTCATCAATGCGACCGCCGAGGCCTCGTTGCCAAGGGTGCTGGGTTCTTTCACCAGACGGCAGGTGAAATCGACGATGTCGTCGGCCAGGTCCTCTACCGTCTGAACGATTGTCTTTTCTTGGTTGTCCAACATGGTCACTTCATTACCTCCATGACGCTCTTAAAATCGCGGCAGCTCTCCCTCCGGGATTTCGAGCGGCGCGTCTGTCTTGGCGACGATCTCTTCCAGGCTTGCTTCTGCGGCGATTTCGACAAGGCGCATGTGGCCGTCCACCACATCGATAACGGCAAGATCCGTGATGACGCGGTCCACACACGACCTGGCCGTCAACGGAAGCGTACAGGTTTTCAATAGCTTGGGCCGGCCTTTGCGGTCGGTGTGCAGGGTCGTGACGACCAGTCGGCGTGCTTTTTGGGCCAGTTCCATGCCGCCGCCGATGCCGGGGGTGTATTTCCCCGGTATCATCCAGTTGGCCAGGTCCCCCGCCGCCGATATTTCCAGGGAGCCTAAAAAAGCGATATCCAGACGTCCGCCTCTGATGAGGGCAAAAGAGAGGACGCTGTCGAAAAATGATGCCCCGGCATCGAGGTCGATGTACCCGCCACCGGCATCGATCAGGTTTCTGTCTGCATCCTCCGCCTTGCAATGGGCGTGCATACCCAGAATGCCGTTTTCGGAATGAATCTGCACCTGTTTTTCCCGGTCCAGAAACTTCAGGATCATGGTAGGGATGCCGATACCCAGGTTGACGACCTGACCGGCCCTTATCTCCTGTTCCGCCCGTCGGGCGATTTTTGCTTTTTTATCCAAAAATGTAATCCTCGAGTATACCGTATTCGTCTGTCAGGGTGTCTATCTCCGCCACATAATCGACAAATGCACCCGGTGTGTGGACATGGTCGGGGTCCAGTGAGCCGGCATCCACCAGGGATTCGACTTCGGCAATGACCTTGTCTGCCGCTGTGGCCATGGCCGGGTTGAAATTCCGGGCGCTTTTGGCGTACACCAGATTCCCCAGGCCGTCGCCCACGGCGGCGTGAATCAGGGCGACATCCGCCCTGAGCGCAGACTCCAGAACCCCTTTGCGGCCGTTCAGCGAAACGATCTTCTTGCCCCGGCTCAGAACCGTATCGATGCCGATGTCCGTTACGAAACCCAGCATCCCCGCACCGCCGCAGCGTATCCTTTCAGCCAGTATCCCCTGCGGGTTGAACTCGACCTCGATTTTTTTATCGTTCATCATGGCCAGGACCGAAGGGTTCAGGCCCAGATGGGAAGTGATCAGGCGGTCGACCCGGCCGGCTTCGATCAGCCTGGACACTCCCAGTTGGGGAATATTGGCCTCGTTTTTGATCAGTGTCAGATGCCGGGTGCCCTGCTCGAGCAGCACCTCGATCAGCCTGAAGGGCGTTCCCGGCACACCGAATCCGCCCACCATGATGGTATGCCCGTCCTTTACTTCCGAAACAGCGGTGTAAATGTCGACTTTTTTATCCATTTTACTATTGATCAAGCGTCCTTTTGCCGCATCATGCCACATCCAGTTTGTCCATCGTTTTTCTCAGCGCCTCCGAAAACCGCTTGAGGATCTCATCGACCTCGTCCGCCGACACGATCAGGGGCGGTGACACTAGAACATGATCACCCGCCATTCCGTTGATCGATCTGCGGGGGTAAACGATCAATCCGTTGTCAAAGGCGATGTCGGTCAGCAGTTGGGCGGCATTGGCGTCGACCGGCAGCGGCTCTTTTGTTTTCGGATCCCGCACCAGTTCCACCCCCAGCAGCAGCCCCCTGCCGCGCACCTGACCGATGATCGGTATCTCATGCGCCAGCTTGTCGAGCCCGTTTTTGAGACGGCTTCCCATGGAACGGGAATTGGCACACAGGTCCTTTTCCAGCATCAGATTCAGAACCTCGAGCCCAACGGCACATGCCATGGGGTTGCCCGCGTAGGTGTGACCGTGCTTGAACCCGCCGCTGTCCAAAACCTTTTCGACGATATCATGCCCCGCCACAATCGCACCCAGAGGGAAGTAGCCCGATGCCATGCCTTTGGACAGGGCGACGATATCGGCTTTTACATCCCAGTGTTCATAGGCGAACAACGTTCCGGTGCGACCGAAACCGGTCATGACTTCATCGAGAATCAGCATGATTCCATATTTCTTGCAGATCGCCTGAATCAGGTCAAAGTAGTCATCCGGCGGGACGAGGGCGCCGGTACTGGCGCCACCGATGGGTTCGGCGACGAAGCCGGCCACATTTTCAGGGCCTTGCTCCAGAATTGTTTTTTCCAGCTCCCTTGCACACATGAGGTCGCAGGCAGGGTAGGTGAGGTTGTAGGCGCAACGGTAGCAATAGGGCGCCGGGATTTTAGGGCATGATTTCATAAGCGGCCGGTACGGGGCCTCCAGGGGTGCATAAGCGGTCAGCGCCAGGGTACCCAGGGTGCAACCGTGGTAGGAAGGCACGCGACTTATAAAAATATGCCGGGATCCCTGATGGGTGTCGTAAAAATACTGACGGCACAGCTTTACCGCCGATTCCACGGCTTCGGATCCTCCGGAAACGAAAAATACGCGATCCAGGTGATCCGCCGATTGTTCGACCAGGGCTTTGGCGTAATCCAGAGCGGGTCTGTTTTCGAAATGAAGACGGTAGGCAAAAAACGTCTGCTGCGCCTGCCGCAGAATGGCTTCGGTTATTGCGGTCTGCCCATAACCGATATTGCAGATGACCGCTCCGGAACAGGCATCGATATAGTCTTTGCCGTCGGTGTCCCGGATCGTAACGCCTGCGGCCCGGTCCACGACAGGCAGGCGACCTTTGGCTATATAGAAATTGTAATTTGGATCTGCTTCCTGCATGACTCACCATCTTATGAAGCGTAAAGCTTTCGGATGTCGCTGTTTAGACACCCGGTTTAAAGAATTGAAACATCTGTTCCAACGAGATGCTTTTTATTGTATTTCCCGATCGGAATATTCAGGTGCTTCCCGCTACCCCGGTACTTCTGCCGAAAGAACCGGTTGGCGCCGGCTCACCGGTGAAGGCGTTCCGAGAGGGCCGCTGCCGTATCTTTGATGAGATCCCTATACTTTTCTTTTATCTCCTCGGCACTGTTTTGCAGGACTGAAAAATCAAAGGAAACCGCCCCGATACCTTTTTTTGTGGATGGATTGATCAATGGCGCACCGATGGTTATCAGGCCCGGCAGATACTCCTCTATGCACATGGCGTAGCCCTGGGCACGCGTCTTCTCGATCTCGGCCATGAGCGCCTCTTTTTCACATATCGTGTGGATCGTTTTAGCCCGCAGATCGATTCGATCCAACACCTGCTCGAGTTCATCCGCGGTCAGGGTCGACAGGAACGCTTTCCCCACGGAGGTGTTGTGCAGGCAGTTTTTAGCCACATCCGGCAAGTTATAGGTCAATGTTTCTTCCGCCTCTTTGTGGTACACCCGCATCATCGTATCATCGACGGTCAGACCGACATCGATGGTGATGTTGTACTTTTTGTAAATGGAATCCACATAATTTTTTACCAGCTGCAGATGGTCTGTCGCCCGGATGAGGTTGGAGCAGAGTGTC from Deltaproteobacteria bacterium encodes:
- a CDS encoding ABC transporter permease — translated: MEKDTWKPWALLAPSLTAVFLLLVIPVCFVVVYSFWLRAPTGADIPAFQFGNYAKFFADFFYPKIMIQTIRVSLEAVVLCLVMGYIPAYFFFRTESRLKPVMLLLIMLPFWISFIIRTLSWINILGDTGLINHVLMRIGIIEEPLGMLYNEGAVLMGLIQFLLPFMILNIYVSLEGIDKSLLEAARSLGCTEWQAFKEVTLPLSLPGVSAGCLLVFVLTAGTYIPPMILGGPGNDMIANLIFKRVVGTLDWPFGSSISVVLLTLLVIIIYTYNRYLGINQLFKSFK
- a CDS encoding ABC transporter permease, coding for MKISGWSLIRLYTILVYVFMFTPIVAVVILSFNPQQFGSFPMEGFSFRWYVKLAQNHTILGAFKNSLILGSLTSIVVTAIGIPAAMAFVRYNFPGKNTINTLLLTPIMVPEVVLGVALLLFIRWLQQPKSFVLLLIGHVVLTLPYVLLVVQARLVGIKIEYEEAAKTLGANPLQTFKEVTLPLLAPAILAGMLFSFTISFDDVTATLFWATASNQTVPVKIFGMLRNSISPEINALGTVMIVLTVSIPLLAGYLSRQFSRRRGDSKAT
- a CDS encoding ABC transporter ATP-binding protein, with the protein product MVQFKGIVKRFGSVVAVEKMDLDITEGTLVTLLGPSGCGKTTLLRMLAGLENPTEGDILIKGRRINDKPVHKRNLGMIFQNYALFPHKTIGDNVAFGLKYRQVPKADMQAKVTRALEMVRLPGVEARYPAQLSGGQQQRIALARAIVIEPDVLLMDEPLSALDENLREEMRRELDNLQKKIGVTTIFVTHDQREALSMSDKIVVMKDGRKQQEGSPEEVYNYPSNHFVADFLGHSNFFVGKVVGKSGETVEVELDDGNRIRAAHPGEWAEGQTVEMVVRAQNLKVMDAAAGKAAPEPDMNALNGVIKDRSYMGGEISYFVELESKTMVHAIGMAKLNPMRKGTAINLFVAPRHCGLLEVDNRV
- a CDS encoding CoA-transferase subunit beta; its protein translation is MDKKAKIARRAEQEIRAGQVVNLGIGIPTMILKFLDREKQVQIHSENGILGMHAHCKAEDADRNLIDAGGGYIDLDAGASFFDSVLSFALIRGGRLDIAFLGSLEISAAGDLANWMIPGKYTPGIGGGMELAQKARRLVVTTLHTDRKGRPKLLKTCTLPLTARSCVDRVITDLAVIDVVDGHMRLVEIAAEASLEEIVAKTDAPLEIPEGELPRF
- a CDS encoding ArgE/DapE family deacylase, with protein sequence MLDNQEKTIVQTVEDLADDIVDFTCRLVKEPSTLGNEASAVALMKSELEKLSFSPVMVPIDPSTLADHPGFAPVPWNYENKNNVAAVRPPDGSGGRSVIFNGHLDVVDPEPAAFWDTDPFEPVMRDGRIYGRGAGDMKSGVAAMTYAVHAVAKAGFGLRAPVTLEAVIEEECCGNGALACVAAGYDADAVLIPEPFGPTILTSQLGVLWFKVTVEGKPVHVLEASAGTNAIEKSFQIVTALRRLETELNQSGIPEEYRGIPHPINLNIGIINGGNWPSTVPAKSEMHCRLSYFPGTGFEELAGKIRATIEAAQSEDPWLAENSPVVEFYGFRSDGHTVSRDVPAFDTLNACHKSLSGRDAEAYVATCTTDLRAFHFFGNGDCTCFGPSGGNYHGANEWVDIKSIVHTAKTYALFLARWCRLAA
- a CDS encoding IclR family transcriptional regulator, which gives rise to MTNSRHYFSTSLEKGLKILSLFNGETSVLTQSEISRVLGLNVTSTYRYINTFVHLGYLEKDPKTKELRPGFRSLTLCSNLIRATDHLQLVKNYVDSIYKKYNITIDVGLTVDDTMMRVYHKEAEETLTYNLPDVAKNCLHNTSVGKAFLSTLTADELEQVLDRIDLRAKTIHTICEKEALMAEIEKTRAQGYAMCIEEYLPGLITIGAPLINPSTKKGIGAVSFDFSVLQNSAEEIKEKYRDLIKDTAAALSERLHR
- a CDS encoding substrate-binding domain-containing protein — protein: MSKRMQDNIDEIFNRYKNGEVSRRHFLKYLGMAGAAVGLVGGPFGYLARDAHAAQSIRFDGWGGVVSEAFRKYAFAPFTKATGIKVVDGEFGDADSYLTRVKASFPPGGEYNLAHLSGVFDYARYVGLKLDVVLDESKIPNLKNVMPAMMKPYRAITNGKLSAVPYDFGQTGIAYNTKHISKSKAEKMGAALLWDKDLKGKLGSWTDWRTNIWYAALKTGQDPNDIKYMDVIWSELKVQRELMKKYWGSGAELMSLLANEEIYATVAWSGRVAALQAQGHPIGFLAPHNCMSWQECIFVMKGTDLDIAQKLLNYMLAPEAAIAVAVGQKYPSSLDPTKVPMPEEVKKLPAFDPTGKLEGFAFAAPAYWNGHQVEWAEKWDRILAGS
- a CDS encoding aminotransferase class III-fold pyridoxal phosphate-dependent enzyme: MQEADPNYNFYIAKGRLPVVDRAAGVTIRDTDGKDYIDACSGAVICNIGYGQTAITEAILRQAQQTFFAYRLHFENRPALDYAKALVEQSADHLDRVFFVSGGSEAVESAVKLCRQYFYDTHQGSRHIFISRVPSYHGCTLGTLALTAYAPLEAPYRPLMKSCPKIPAPYCYRCAYNLTYPACDLMCARELEKTILEQGPENVAGFVAEPIGGASTGALVPPDDYFDLIQAICKKYGIMLILDEVMTGFGRTGTLFAYEHWDVKADIVALSKGMASGYFPLGAIVAGHDIVEKVLDSGGFKHGHTYAGNPMACAVGLEVLNLMLEKDLCANSRSMGSRLKNGLDKLAHEIPIIGQVRGRGLLLGVELVRDPKTKEPLPVDANAAQLLTDIAFDNGLIVYPRRSINGMAGDHVLVSPPLIVSADEVDEILKRFSEALRKTMDKLDVA
- a CDS encoding transcriptional regulator, producing the protein MKLLIILLIGYLAYRSLKSWMLNSIQRQSMQGESTGRPAGEIDDDMVKDPYCGVYFAKRDGVVLHHRGEALHFCSEACRDKFIEQQD
- a CDS encoding CoA transferase subunit A, which encodes MINSKMDKKVDIYTAVSEVKDGHTIMVGGFGVPGTPFRLIEVLLEQGTRHLTLIKNEANIPQLGVSRLIEAGRVDRLITSHLGLNPSVLAMMNDKKIEVEFNPQGILAERIRCGGAGMLGFVTDIGIDTVLSRGKKIVSLNGRKGVLESALRADVALIHAAVGDGLGNLVYAKSARNFNPAMATAADKVIAEVESLVDAGSLDPDHVHTPGAFVDYVAEIDTLTDEYGILEDYIFG
- the pgsA gene encoding CDP-diacylglycerol--glycerol-3-phosphate 3-phosphatidyltransferase, coding for MLLGEKIKTKLSEPNTLTMGRVAAIPLIVILLYFPNRVCTFLAALLFSAAAITDYLDGYLARTRGLVSTFGKIMDPVADKLLVSSSFIMLVYHGWIPAWVVCIIIGRELAVTGLRNIIAGRGEDVSASWLGKYKTGFQIAALIPLIIHYRFIGLEVHVVGMFFLWGALVFTLWSGADYFLKARHLFDDI
- the fsa gene encoding fructose-6-phosphate aldolase codes for the protein MKFFIDTANVDEIREAHAMGMADGVTTNPSLIAKEGRDFEAVVKEICEIVDGPVSAEVIGEKTEQMLEEARHLAGLHQNIVVKIPMTVDGLKATRQLAKEGIKTNVTLIFSPLQALMAAKAGATYVSPFVGRLDDLSHDGMQLVEQIVEIYSNYAYETEIIVASVRNPLHVLESAMMGADIATVPFSVLSKFAAHPLTDKGLAAFLNDWNKAKK